A region of Argentina anserina chromosome 5, drPotAnse1.1, whole genome shotgun sequence DNA encodes the following proteins:
- the LOC126795472 gene encoding uncharacterized protein LOC126795472 has protein sequence MLQVSECHDQVLLNNNAKHVGTNKIPEANYGKVKDGKNPKAKGTGRADPYTRGGNTPRGKGYGGRGMGRGGPPNVWRRDGGASPSGHGSTGPSCHKVQKAPKKPQAKRERVGNEPCYRCGDTAHWYKNCQASNRVTANYMRYRESRKQEAHYMKEECPEPNVNLTISDFNGKMDPAKSSDTPDFD, from the coding sequence ATGTTGCAAGTATCTGAGTGTCACGATCAAGTTCTTCTGAACAATAATGCCAAGCATGTTGGGACAAATAAAATTCCCGAGGCTAACTATGGCAAGGTGAAGGATGGAAAGAATCCAAAAGCAAAGGGGACTGGACGTGCTGACCCTTACACACGTGGGGGCAATACACCACGTGGAAAAGGATATGGAGGTCGTGGAATGGGCCGTGGAGGTCCACCCAATGTATGGCGCAGAGATGGTGGTGCAAGTCCTAGTGGCCATGGTAGCACTGGACCTAGTTGTCACAAAGTGCAAAAGGCACCAAAAAAACCCCAAGCAAAAAGGGAAAGAGTTGGCAATGAACCTTGCTATAGGTGTGGAGACACTGCTCATTGGTATAAGAACTGTCAGGCAAGCAACAGAGTAACAGCCAATTACATGAGGTATAGGGAGTCTAGAAAACAAGAGGCTCATTATATGAAGGAAGAATGTCCTGAGCCTAATGTCAACCTCACAATTTCAGACTTTAATGGCAAGATGGACCCTGCCAAGTCAAGCGATACTCCAGATTTTGATTaa
- the LOC126793292 gene encoding uncharacterized protein LOC126793292 yields the protein MGGHGGLNILPQKRWNVYNFDNREKVRLDEEAAAKEEQLKREQARRRDTEYRLEQLRAARGLAPLVQPKESAGEEAKPGQNQNAEVESKPGHINLFEGIKIFDPIKGLEKEGGEGKDGFKRNTKMKKEEPPRVVTAEDEKYRLGYGVAGKGVKLPWYLERQTADANGEDDESSTGVKEEKKNKSGKKTIEEMREERLRREKREKERVRALIVNKNGSQSRRDGADFSDRH from the coding sequence ATGGGTGGTCATGGAGGTCTGAATATATTGCCTCAGAAGCGGTGGAATGTGTACAACTTTGATAACAGAGAGAAGGTGCGGCTCGATGAAGAAGCCGCCGCCAAAGAGGAGCAGCTCAAGCGTGAGCAAGCACGGCGGAGAGACACCGAGTACCGCCTTGAGCAGCTCCGGGCAGCTCGGGGATTGGCCCCATTGGTACAGCCCAAGGAGTCTGCTGGGGAGGAAGCGAAGCCGGGTCAGAATCAGAATGCTGAAGTTGAGTCCAAGCCTGGTCATATTAACCTCTTTGAGGGGATTAAGATTTTCGACCCTATCAAGGGGTTGGAGAAGGAGGGAGGTGAGGGGAAAGACGGGTTTAAGAGGAATACGAAGATGAAGAAAGAGGAGCCGCCCAGGGTTGTGACAGCGGAGGATGAGAAGTATAGGCTGGGGTATGGAGTTGCAGGGAAGGGGGTTAAGTTGCCGTGGTACCTGGAAAGGCAGACTGCGGATGCAAATGGTGAGGATGATGAGTCATCGACAGGGGTtaaggaagagaagaagaacaagagtgGGAAGAAGACGATAGAAGAGATGAGGGAAGAACGGTTGAGAAGGGAGAAGCGAGAGAAGGAAAGGGTGCGCGCTTTGATTGTGAATAAGAATGGGAGCCAGAGCAGGAGGGATGGAGCTGATTTTAGCGATAGACACTAG